A genomic window from Anthonomus grandis grandis chromosome 2, icAntGran1.3, whole genome shotgun sequence includes:
- the LOC126750126 gene encoding uncharacterized protein LOC126750126, which translates to MVGILKQILRKVLGRACVTYEDLLTVLCDCESVINLRPITYASNDSEELIPLTPVMFLREQVCAGVPDCDQVDGRALCKRIQHLQKLRYDLTQRFRIEYLGQLRSWSSNKPGRQISVGELVVIGNDNEKRLQWPLGRVVEVIPGKDGQIRLVRLETSKGSLLRPVQRLYPLECDVDRLCGDDNDFCLPRPGIKRDFGDDRDKGGLNFHVTDESEDECSGVKSRVPVVKSCVTRSGR; encoded by the coding sequence ATGGTTGGAATTCTGAAGCAAATTCTCCGCAAAGTCCTGGGTCGAGCTTGTGTGACCTATGAGGACCTTCTTACGGTCCTGTGCGATTGTGAGTCGGTCATAAACTTGCGACCAATTACTTATGCTTCTAACGACAGTGAAGAACTTATTCCTTTGACCCCTGTGATGTTCTTGAGGGAACAAGTTTGTGCTGGAGTTCCAGATTGCGACCAAGTTGATGGAAGAGCTTTGTGTAAACGGATCCAACACCTGCAAAAACTGCGGTATGATTTAACGCAGAGGTTCAGGATCGAGTATTTGGGACAGTTGAGATCTTGGAGTAGTAACAAACCTGGTAGGCAAATTTCAGTAGGGGAACTGGTGGTCATAGGAAACGATAACGAAAAGCGTCTTCAGTGGCCATTGGGGCGTGTTGTGGAAGTGATTCCTGGCAAGGATGGTCAGATTCGTTTAGTGAGATTGGAAACTAGTAAGGGATCCTTATTAAGACCGGTTCAGCGGTTGTATCCCTTAGAATGTGACGTGGATAGACTTTGTGGCGATGATAATGACTTTTGTTTGCCTCGTCCTGGTATAAAGCGGGACTTTGGTGATGATCGGGATAAGGGTGGTCTTAATTTCCATGTAACAGACGAAAGTGAAGATGAGTGTTCGGGAGTGAAAAGCAGAGTACCCGTCGTTAAATCATGTGTAACACGTAGTGGGCGTTAG